The Alteribacter populi genomic sequence AGGAGATGAAGTTGAATTCTTCGGCCCTGAAATTGAAAAGTTTACTCAAAAGGTAGAAACCATCTGGGACGAAAAAGGAAAAGAGTTAGATGCAGCCCGCCACCCCTTACAAGTCGTGAGATTTAAAGTTGTTCGACCTCTTTATCCTAATAATATGATGAGAAAGGGAGTATCATAATGGATAAAAAGCCGATTATTATCGGTGTTGCAGGTGGTTCAGGTTCTGGTAAAACGACAGTAGCAAATGAGGTTTACTGTCAATTTCATGAACAATCCATCGTCATGATCGAACAAGATGCCTATTATAAAGACCAAGACCATCTCCCTATGGAAGAGAGGTTAAAAACGAATTATGACCATCCGTTAGCGTTTGACAATGACCTCTTGTTGCAGCATTTAAAAAACTTAAAAAATCAAGAACCGATCGGAAAGCCTGTCTATGATTATAAAAATCATACACGTAGTGAAGACGTGATTCCGGTAGCTCCCAGAGAAGTTATCATTCTCGAAGGAATTCTCATTTTAGAAGATGAACGTCTCCGGGATATGATGGATATAAAACTTTTTGTTGATACAGACGCAGATATACGCATTATCCGGCGAATGATGCGTGACATTAATGAACGTGGGCGTACGATTGAATCAGTGATTGATCAATATACGTCTGTTGTACGACCGATGCATAT encodes the following:
- the udk gene encoding uridine kinase, translating into MDKKPIIIGVAGGSGSGKTTVANEVYCQFHEQSIVMIEQDAYYKDQDHLPMEERLKTNYDHPLAFDNDLLLQHLKNLKNQEPIGKPVYDYKNHTRSEDVIPVAPREVIILEGILILEDERLRDMMDIKLFVDTDADIRIIRRMMRDINERGRTIESVIDQYTSVVRPMHMQFIEPTKRYADVIVPEGGQNRVAIDLMVAKIKTVLEEKAIL